In Takifugu flavidus isolate HTHZ2018 chromosome 1, ASM371156v2, whole genome shotgun sequence, the DNA window GACGGATCCTTTGATCCTGCTGCTGTAGTTCAAACATGGAAAAAGACGCAACGCCAAAAGAGCAACTTTTAAATTATAGATTTTTTGAACCAATCTGATTGATTTCCTCTTTCACGTCCTCTGAAGTTCTTCTGGCGTGTCGGCAGATTCCACACAAACGCAGCGGCCGTTTttcccacagctgctgctgcgcctgaAGTGCTCGTGAACAGCTGCTGCCGGCGCCCTCCGCTGGGCTGgaaccacaacagcagcaaacatgagTTCACGTCTCACCTTGGTGTAAAGCCAGTTAAAGCTGGTTTCCACCTGCGGATCACTGGAGTCCAAACCTGTCACGGGGTTCCGTCTCGGATCCACAGGAAGCCCAGCTGGGTGCCAAACCTGGGTCCGTCTCTGACGTGGGAGAAGAAGtctgtgtgacaggaagtgcaggggGTGACGCAGGGGCGGTCCGTCACCAGGTCATCGTGGATGTGTCCCGGCAGGACGCCGCCTCGCTCCAGCAGGACTCTGCAGGGGGGACGTGGGTGGGTCAGTGGGCGGGTCAGTGGGCGTGGCATCACATCAACGCTACTGACGCTGGTGCTGCGTCTGCACCCTACTGTGTTGCACCTGTTGGCAAGCCGAATGTTGACGTGCGGTCTCGGGGACTCTGGATCGGGGACACAGTCTGGATGAATGCGACTGAAGTCCAGGACCTGGTCCCGGTCCAGCTTGAAACAACACACCCCAACCGAAggtcccaccaccaccaggatgTTGTCAACGTGGCAACCAAACTTTGTGACCATGGTCGTtaccgttgccatggcaacgcccAGCAGGGTGCCTTTCCAGCCTGAGGAAGAGTTGTTGAAAATCACCAAACCCGTGTGGAGGTTTTCTACCATCACTTTTCAGAAGCGTGTGAGGCACCTGCGTGAGCGACTgcgatgacctttgacctggggTCAACAAACAGGATGGGCATGCAGTCTGCTCCCGGGGCAGCAAGAACCACCCCGGTCCGATCCGTCACCATGGCATCATACCTGTCCGGCTCCACTGTTCCCAGAGCCCAAACGTCACGACCGTGGTTCACCTGTGGGGAACCTGGAGCTCAGTTTATCAGGAGGCAGGAAACGTCCTGGCCTGGCGAGGACGTCCAACCACCTGGTGAGAGGACTGACCTTGACCAAGCGCAGCGGTCGAGGATGGAAGCCGGCGTGGAGGGCCAGGCGCCGCTGGTTCTCCTGCACCACGGAGACCGGGTCCCGCCGCTTCCCGCTGCTGAACAGGTTCAGGGCGGAGAGCGTGGGGATGGAGGACACGCCCCCTGCACGGGTACTGAAGCCATGGCCGAAGGAGTCTGCAGCACAGACCAAGCGTCAGGTCCCCGGGCCCCTtcacctggtgtgtgtgtgtgtgtgtgtgtgcgctgcaggtgtgtgtgtgtgtgtgtgctgcaggtgtgtgtgtgtgtgtgtgttggtgctgcaggtgtgtgtgtgtgtgttggtgctgcagatgtgtgtgtgtgcgttggtgctgcagatgtggtgtgtgtgtgtgtgtgtggtgttggtgctgcaggtgcagatgtgtgtgtgtgtgtgttggtgctgcaggtgcagatgtgtgtggtgtgtgtgttggtgctgcagatgtgtgtgtgttggtgctgcagatgcagatgtgtgtgtgtgttggtgctgcagatgtgtgtgtgcgttggtgctgcagatgtggtgtgtgtgtgtgtgttggtgctgcaggtgcagattgtgtgtgtgtgtgtattggtgctgcaggtgcagatgttgtgtgtgtgtgtgtgctggtgctgcaggtgcagatgtgtgtgtgttggtgctgca includes these proteins:
- the lacc1 gene encoding LOW QUALITY PROTEIN: purine nucleoside phosphorylase LACC1 (The sequence of the model RefSeq protein was modified relative to this genomic sequence to represent the inferred CDS: inserted 1 base in 1 codon), with protein sequence MICSRGSKGSRGFPGWAEQRLRKCRTLDKSCARERPQQEASRAAAMPDAVLVDLAHACSLTCAGACQLEDLAASARVFFLCGKRSRDSYGFLEGRAHILDHGSTVECLYRFKQXLDDLDLCSVRVLTTARGKPVLLAYQKQLFTDVYSFEYQVRSEEGLSCPSCGGSAHTDSPGDDEQAAEVSAFLQRLPAMKGNIRVLQSTMIPDSFGHGFSTRAGGVSSIPTLSALNLFSSGKRRDPVSVVQENQRRLALHAGFHPRPLRLVKVNHGRDVWALGTVEPDRYDAMVTDRTGVVLAAPGADCMPILFVDPRSKVIAVAHAGWKGTLLGVAMATVTTMVTKFGCHVDNILVVVGPSVGVCCFKLDRDQVLDFSRIHPDCVPDPESPRPHVNIRLANRVLLERGGVLPGHIHDDLVTDRPCVTPCTSCHTDFFSHVRDGPRFGTQLGFLWIRDGTP